A part of Capsicum annuum cultivar UCD-10X-F1 chromosome 6, UCD10Xv1.1, whole genome shotgun sequence genomic DNA contains:
- the LOC107873652 gene encoding 60S ribosomal protein L14-1 (The sequence of the model RefSeq protein was modified relative to this genomic sequence to represent the inferred CDS: added 3 bases not found in genome assembly) — translation MPFKRFVEIGRVALVNYGKDYGKLVVIVDVIDQNRALVDAPDMVRSQMNFKRLSLTDIKIDIKRIPKKKTLVAAMEASDVKTKWESSSWGRKLIVQKRRASLNDFDRFKLMLAKIKRAGVVRQELAKLKKEVAA, via the exons CCGTTCAAGAGATTTGTGGAGATTGGAAGAGTTGCACTTGTTAACTATGGCAAGGATTATGGAAAACTCGTCGTCATCGTTGACGTCATTGACCAAAACAGg GCTCTCGTTGATGCTCCTGACATGGTGAGGAGCCAGATGAACTTCAAGAGGCTTTCACTGACAGATATCAAAATCGACATCAAAAGGATTCCAAAGAAGAAGACACTGGTTGCTGCCATGGAAGCTTCCG ATGTGAAGACCAAGTGGGAGTCCAGTTCCTGGGGAAGGAAGTTGATCGTGCAGAAGAGGAGGGCCTCACTCAACGATTTTGACAGGTTTAAGCTCATGTTGGCAAAAATCAAG AGGGCTGGTGTGGTGAGACAGGAGCTTGCAAAGCTTAAGAAGGAAGTTGCAGCTTAA